One Alphaproteobacteria bacterium DNA window includes the following coding sequences:
- a CDS encoding class II glutamine amidotransferase, which produces MCRWLAYSGPPVRPEAFLFKAENSLIQQSLTARMSVTPTNGDGFGLGWYGSRAEPGLFRDVLPAWNDENLKCVAEQVESRLFFAHIRAATIGAGIARSNCHPFRYGKWLFMHNGQIGGYAEIRHLLDRLIAPQYYRFRQGGTDSETFFYILLTNGLEDDPQTAFARTVAQVESIMRDNAIDAPLRLTATATDGEVIHAIRYASDNRAPSLFVGVQQDKGVPDSALMVLSEPLTSIAEDWREVAMSHIVTACNGGFDDAPFKAA; this is translated from the coding sequence ATGTGTCGCTGGCTTGCCTATTCCGGACCGCCGGTCCGTCCCGAGGCCTTTCTGTTCAAGGCGGAAAATTCGCTTATTCAGCAGAGCCTGACCGCCCGCATGTCGGTGACGCCGACCAATGGCGACGGGTTCGGGCTGGGCTGGTATGGCAGCCGCGCCGAGCCGGGGCTGTTTCGCGATGTCCTGCCCGCCTGGAACGACGAGAACCTGAAATGCGTCGCCGAGCAGGTCGAGAGCCGGCTGTTCTTCGCCCATATCCGGGCCGCCACCATTGGCGCCGGGATCGCGCGCAGCAACTGTCACCCGTTCCGCTACGGCAAGTGGCTGTTCATGCATAACGGGCAGATCGGCGGCTACGCCGAAATCCGCCACCTGCTGGACCGGCTGATCGCGCCGCAATATTACCGCTTCCGCCAGGGCGGCACCGACAGCGAGACCTTCTTCTACATCCTGCTGACCAACGGGCTGGAGGACGACCCGCAGACCGCCTTCGCCCGCACCGTCGCGCAGGTCGAATCGATCATGCGGGACAATGCCATCGACGCGCCCCTGCGCCTCACCGCCACCGCGACCGATGGCGAGGTCATCCACGCCATCCGCTACGCCAGCGACAACCGCGCGCCGTCGCTGTTCGTCGGCGTGCAGCAGGATAAAGGCGTGCCGGACAGCGCGCTGATGGTGCTGTCGGAGCCGCTCACCTCCATCGCCGAGGACTGGCGCGAGGTGGCGATGTCGCACATCGTCACCGCCTGCAACGGCGGCTTCGACGACGCGCCCTTCAAGGCGGCCTGA